In a genomic window of Larus michahellis chromosome 3, bLarMic1.1, whole genome shotgun sequence:
- the ATF3 gene encoding cyclic AMP-dependent transcription factor ATF-3 yields the protein MMVQHSGQVSALEVSASAIVPTLSPAGSLGFDDFTNLTPLVKEELRFAIQNKRQSHRMSSTLDTVTVSERPIETSIMKTEFSPEEDERKKRRRERNKIAAAKCRNKKKEKTECLQKESEKLETINAELKAQIEELKNEKQHLIYMLNLHRPTCIVRAQNGRTPEDERNLFIQQIKEGTLQG from the exons ATGATGGTCCAACACTCAGGCCAGGTATCTGCCTTAGAAGTCAGCGCCTCCGCAATTGTTCCCACTTTGTCCCCTGCAGGCTCACTGGGGTTTGATGATTTCACAAATTTAACCCCACTGGTGAAAGAGGAACTGCGGTTCGCCATTCAGAATAAGCGTCAGTCCCACAGGATGTCTTCTACACTGGACACGGTGACAGTTTCTGAAAGGCCAATTGAAACATCAATCATGAAAACGGAG TTTTCTCCTgaagaggatgaaagaaaaaagcgAAGAAGGGAAAGGAACAAAATTGCTGCTGCAAAGTGCCGaaacaaaaagaaggagaaaacagaatgtTTGCAGAAA GAATCAGAAAAGCTGGAAACTATCAATGCAGAATTAAAAGCCCAGATTGAAGAGCTAAAGAACGAGAAGCAGCATTTGATATACATGCTAAACCTTCACAGGCCCACTTGTATAGTGCGGGCACAAAACGGAAGGACACCTGAAGATGAAAGGAATCTTTTTATTCAACAGATCAAAGAAGGCACGTTACAAGGTTAA